A portion of the Sphaerochaeta pleomorpha str. Grapes genome contains these proteins:
- a CDS encoding ABC transporter ATP-binding protein — MAQQAVTAQGIEKHYGKTHALRGIDIEVERGEIFGLIGADGSGKTSLFRILTTLLLPDGGNATVDGFDVVTDFWRIRKLIGYMPGRFSLYQDLTVQENLNFFATVFNTSIQENYELIKDIWIQLEPFCTRRAGALSGGMKQKLALCCALIHRPSVLFLDEPTTGVDPVSRKEFWNMLGRLKQEGISILVSTPYMDEAAMCNRLALISDGSILETGTPYQISSGFPHDLFSIKAEKLNSLIPILQSHPSERTCFSFGSSIHFSTTSGAVHCEEIATWLGNHGQTDVFVERINPSIEDRFLALSATGDNQ; from the coding sequence ATGGCACAACAAGCTGTCACAGCGCAGGGGATCGAAAAGCATTATGGCAAGACCCATGCGCTCAGAGGTATAGATATCGAAGTCGAGAGGGGAGAGATCTTCGGCCTGATCGGAGCGGATGGAAGTGGGAAGACCTCTCTGTTTCGAATTCTGACAACATTGCTACTTCCTGATGGGGGAAATGCCACCGTCGATGGTTTCGATGTCGTTACTGATTTTTGGCGCATCAGGAAGCTTATCGGCTATATGCCTGGTCGATTCTCATTGTATCAGGATTTGACTGTACAGGAGAATCTCAATTTCTTTGCTACCGTATTCAACACCTCGATCCAGGAGAATTATGAGCTGATCAAGGATATCTGGATACAACTCGAACCATTTTGTACCCGGAGGGCGGGAGCTTTGTCCGGTGGCATGAAACAGAAATTAGCTCTCTGCTGTGCCTTGATCCATCGTCCCTCGGTCCTTTTCCTTGATGAACCGACTACTGGGGTTGACCCTGTTTCCCGTAAAGAATTCTGGAATATGCTAGGCCGGCTCAAGCAGGAGGGGATTTCTATTTTGGTTTCAACGCCGTATATGGATGAAGCTGCAATGTGCAACCGCCTTGCCTTGATTTCAGACGGTAGTATTCTGGAGACAGGGACGCCCTATCAGATATCCAGTGGTTTTCCCCATGATCTCTTCTCTATCAAAGCAGAGAAACTCAACAGCTTGATCCCTATCTTGCAATCACATCCATCAGAGCGTACCTGTTTCTCTTTTGGAAGTTCCATTCATTTCAGCACTACCTCTGGTGCAGTGCACTGCGAGGAGATTGCCACTTGGCTTGGAAATCATGGGCAAACAGATGTTTTTGTGGAACGGATCAATCCTTCGATTGAGGATCGGTTCCTTGCGCTTTCAGCTACAGGAGACAATCAATGA
- a CDS encoding response regulator: MRLDGFGLFVQDMAVMVRFYRDVLGFGIKEDENTRNVYLIKDGTLFLLYGRDDFEKMCECQGSFSPGIPKQDIDLIFDAFQQSKANNKSGGTGLGLTISKKLLEIMGGQISVESIVGKGSTFKFSIPVTRVESYGNKEKNTIHEIVGLELGTQKLRILVVDDNPINRELLKIMLEPIGFSLLEAADGKEAIALCKRMHPHLILMDLRMPVMDGYEATSFINAMNGDAHVPIIAVTASAFEDDEEAVLKSGFDGYVSKPFKRGSLLKEVAELLNLRIVYAEQPQNRCPEGKHFSVLKEDMRKIPSDLTRAMHEALELGDMVGFKSLLPNLGPYGANLKDHLMELAKSYDYESLLELLQREEENHEY; this comes from the coding sequence ATGAGGCTTGATGGATTTGGTTTGTTTGTACAGGATATGGCAGTGATGGTCCGCTTCTACCGGGATGTTCTGGGATTTGGTATCAAGGAAGATGAGAATACTCGTAATGTCTATCTGATCAAGGATGGGACGTTGTTTCTGCTCTATGGAAGAGATGACTTTGAGAAGATGTGTGAATGTCAAGGAAGTTTTTCACCGGGTATCCCGAAGCAAGATATTGACCTTATATTCGACGCTTTTCAACAATCAAAGGCCAACAATAAAAGCGGAGGGACTGGTCTCGGTTTAACAATCAGCAAGAAACTGCTGGAAATCATGGGAGGCCAGATAAGCGTCGAGAGCATCGTCGGCAAAGGGAGTACCTTCAAATTCAGCATCCCTGTCACCCGCGTCGAATCGTATGGGAACAAGGAAAAGAATACGATACACGAGATAGTTGGCCTGGAACTTGGCACTCAAAAACTAAGAATCTTGGTGGTTGATGACAATCCAATCAATCGAGAGTTGCTTAAAATCATGTTGGAACCCATTGGATTTTCCCTACTGGAGGCCGCAGATGGAAAGGAAGCGATAGCATTGTGTAAGCGGATGCATCCCCACCTCATCCTGATGGATCTTCGTATGCCAGTAATGGATGGCTATGAGGCAACTTCTTTCATCAATGCAATGAACGGCGATGCACATGTTCCTATCATCGCGGTGACTGCCAGCGCTTTTGAAGATGATGAGGAAGCGGTTCTAAAAAGCGGGTTCGATGGATATGTCAGTAAACCGTTCAAGAGGGGATCGCTTTTGAAGGAAGTAGCTGAACTCCTGAATCTTCGGATTGTGTATGCAGAACAACCACAAAATCGTTGCCCGGAAGGTAAGCATTTTTCCGTATTGAAAGAGGATATGAGAAAGATTCCAAGTGATCTTACCCGTGCTATGCACGAAGCCTTGGAACTAGGGGATATGGTTGGTTTCAAATCTTTGCTCCCAAACCTGGGACCATACGGAGCGAATCTGAAGGATCATCTTATGGAGTTGGCAAAATCCTATGATTATGAATCATTGCTGGAACTATTACAGAGAGAGGAGGAGAATCATGAATACTAG
- the rsgA gene encoding ribosome small subunit-dependent GTPase A — protein MNTTQFSYTSLDTYGWTESRTLEFAPYQGLLYIPVRIYREGRGLFWGTDGEHQLLLERSGTFQNMQDLLIQPNPVVGDWCAVQRYAPGRGLIEAVLPRKQVFHKPVVQDPYGIAGEAQAVVANVDACAIVMDARNDFNLRRIERFVSLLHADEIPPLLILTKIDLLEDVESYRMQIVSRFPDLQVFLVDSLSGKGIDSLLTNLKPHETCMLLGMSGAGKSTLLNCLSNAMVAKTGEVRSQDGRGRHTTTNRQLYILPNGTIVIDTPGLRAIGMNNGSQQVCESFPDIAALAHFCRFSDCTHTAEIGCAVKKALLTGELEQDRFLNYLQLRDEAENWEAVASRRKKKDKEMGRLQYLYRREERR, from the coding sequence ATGAATACTACACAATTTTCTTATACCTCATTAGATACGTATGGATGGACAGAATCACGAACCCTCGAGTTCGCTCCCTATCAAGGGCTTCTCTATATTCCGGTTCGAATATACCGGGAAGGAAGAGGACTGTTTTGGGGAACCGACGGGGAACATCAATTACTACTGGAACGTTCAGGGACCTTCCAGAATATGCAGGATCTCCTCATACAACCCAACCCGGTTGTGGGAGATTGGTGTGCAGTGCAGCGCTATGCACCTGGGCGGGGGCTTATAGAAGCTGTTCTTCCCCGTAAGCAAGTCTTCCATAAACCTGTAGTGCAGGATCCGTATGGGATAGCAGGTGAAGCTCAGGCCGTTGTAGCCAATGTCGATGCCTGTGCAATCGTCATGGATGCACGAAATGACTTCAATCTTCGCAGGATCGAACGGTTCGTATCCCTTTTACATGCAGATGAGATACCACCACTCTTGATTCTAACAAAGATCGATCTTCTTGAGGATGTCGAGAGCTATCGGATGCAGATTGTCTCCCGGTTCCCTGACCTTCAAGTCTTTTTGGTAGATTCGCTTTCAGGCAAAGGAATCGACTCCTTGCTTACCAACTTAAAACCGCATGAAACATGTATGCTTCTTGGTATGAGCGGCGCAGGCAAGTCCACGCTTCTCAACTGCCTGAGCAATGCGATGGTAGCGAAAACAGGGGAAGTGAGAAGTCAAGATGGAAGAGGAAGGCATACGACCACCAACAGGCAATTGTATATTCTTCCCAATGGGACAATCGTTATCGATACCCCCGGACTACGTGCTATCGGGATGAACAATGGTTCCCAGCAAGTCTGCGAGTCTTTTCCCGATATTGCAGCACTCGCTCATTTTTGTCGATTCTCAGACTGCACCCACACAGCAGAGATTGGGTGTGCGGTGAAGAAGGCCCTGCTTACAGGAGAACTGGAGCAAGACCGCTTCCTCAATTATCTGCAATTGCGGGATGAAGCAGAAAACTGGGAAGCCGTTGCAAGCAGAAGAAAGAAGAAAGATAAAGAAATGGGGAGGCTGCAATATTTGTATCGCAGGGAAGAGAGGAGATGA
- a CDS encoding HlyD family secretion protein, protein MKKITIILFILATVVSCTPNGEIKIAEGSFESTEVIVSAEGNGRILSFNAEEGANVIKGQILGKIDDRQLVLKRGQLLSMREKVETQRPDIGIQVAAMEEQLAVAKAENTRIANLVAAKAVSEKQLDDSKAQVTILELQLDALKSTLKQNVEGLAKESESLSFQIAQLDDQISKCVITSPIDGTLMTSYAQEGELASVGKSLFAVADLDCVYLRAYITAAELTTCKLNDTVKVRVNYGEGGKRYYEGKLSWISEKAEFTPKTVQTKDERATLVYAVKVSLVNDGYLKLGMYGAIVEGK, encoded by the coding sequence ATGAAAAAAATCACTATCATACTTTTTATACTGGCAACTGTAGTCTCTTGTACCCCCAATGGAGAAATCAAAATCGCAGAGGGTAGTTTCGAATCAACAGAGGTTATAGTCAGTGCCGAGGGCAATGGACGTATTCTTTCTTTCAATGCGGAAGAAGGAGCCAACGTCATAAAAGGCCAGATTCTCGGGAAAATAGACGACCGGCAACTGGTTCTCAAGCGTGGGCAACTGCTCTCTATGCGTGAAAAAGTCGAAACCCAACGACCGGATATTGGCATACAGGTTGCAGCCATGGAAGAACAACTAGCCGTTGCCAAAGCCGAAAATACAAGAATTGCCAATTTGGTTGCAGCAAAGGCAGTAAGCGAAAAACAGCTTGACGATAGCAAAGCCCAGGTGACTATCCTTGAATTGCAGCTTGATGCACTGAAATCGACACTGAAACAGAACGTTGAAGGCCTTGCAAAGGAAAGCGAATCCCTTTCCTTTCAGATTGCCCAACTTGATGATCAAATCAGCAAATGCGTAATAACCAGCCCTATAGACGGGACCCTCATGACATCCTACGCACAAGAGGGAGAGTTGGCCAGCGTAGGGAAATCCTTGTTTGCGGTTGCAGACCTAGATTGTGTATACCTGAGAGCCTATATAACCGCTGCAGAGCTGACTACGTGTAAACTCAACGATACGGTCAAGGTTAGGGTCAATTATGGTGAAGGGGGAAAACGATATTATGAAGGGAAGCTATCATGGATTTCTGAAAAAGCAGAATTTACCCCCAAGACAGTGCAGACTAAAGATGAACGTGCAACCTTGGTCTATGCAGTGAAAGTATCGCTTGTCAATGATGGATACCTGAAGCTAGGTATGTATGGTGCGATAGTCGAGGGGAAATGA
- a CDS encoding ABC transporter ATP-binding protein — MSAIIATDLTKKFGSFVAVNQISFDVGEGEIFGFLGANGAGKTTAMRMLIGLLVPTSGTGMVAGYDIKKESEKVKANIGYMSQRFALYGDLTVAENIRLFGGIYGMDKKLIREKSNRLLQDLDLTAEKDSLVSRLPLGWKQKLAFSISIFHNPKIVFLDEPTGGVDPATRRRFWEMIYAAAEKGITVFVTTHYMDEAEYCNRVSIMVDGGIEALDTPQRLKSQCKVSSMDAVFQMIARKAKRMAD, encoded by the coding sequence ATGAGCGCAATCATCGCGACAGACCTGACAAAAAAGTTTGGATCCTTTGTAGCTGTCAATCAAATCTCATTCGATGTAGGTGAGGGTGAAATATTTGGTTTTCTGGGTGCAAACGGGGCGGGTAAGACAACTGCTATGAGAATGCTCATTGGTTTGCTCGTCCCTACCAGTGGGACCGGAATGGTAGCAGGATATGATATCAAAAAGGAAAGTGAAAAGGTAAAAGCCAATATTGGGTATATGAGCCAGCGGTTTGCTTTATATGGGGATCTGACTGTTGCAGAAAATATCCGGTTGTTCGGGGGTATCTATGGAATGGACAAAAAGCTGATCAGAGAAAAGAGCAATCGCCTTTTGCAGGACTTGGATTTGACAGCTGAAAAAGATAGTTTGGTCTCACGGCTGCCCCTGGGCTGGAAGCAAAAACTTGCGTTCTCGATCTCGATTTTCCATAACCCCAAAATTGTGTTTCTTGATGAACCGACTGGGGGGGTCGACCCTGCCACCCGGCGCCGCTTCTGGGAAATGATTTATGCTGCTGCTGAAAAAGGCATTACTGTCTTTGTCACTACCCACTATATGGACGAGGCTGAATACTGCAATCGGGTTTCCATCATGGTGGATGGGGGCATAGAGGCACTCGATACTCCTCAACGATTGAAATCCCAATGCAAGGTCTCATCTATGGATGCAGTTTTCCAGATGATTGCACGGAAGGCAAAAAGGATGGCAGACTAA
- a CDS encoding LysE/ArgO family amino acid transporter, with protein sequence MEIPFITGMTTGASLIVAIGAQNTFVLTQGIRKQHRFVVALICSLCDAFLISAGVAGLGSLIEQSPTLLRLAGGGGALFLFIYGLKCLFSALQAEQELGETESNPTSRRQVILTILAITLCNPNVYLDTVVLLGGISATFVGQGRYLFGAGAISMSFIWFFILSYGSGVLAPLFKKAITWRILNFLIFLVMWNIAFKLLAFSGIIDIIRAYLG encoded by the coding sequence ATGGAAATACCTTTTATTACCGGAATGACAACAGGCGCTAGCTTGATAGTAGCAATCGGAGCACAAAATACCTTTGTACTTACACAAGGGATCCGCAAACAACATCGCTTTGTCGTAGCCCTGATCTGCTCTCTCTGCGACGCCTTCTTGATTAGTGCCGGGGTTGCCGGTTTGGGCAGTCTGATCGAACAATCTCCCACACTGTTACGACTAGCAGGAGGAGGGGGCGCCCTCTTTCTTTTCATCTATGGTCTGAAATGTTTGTTTTCAGCGTTGCAAGCCGAACAAGAATTGGGAGAAACCGAAAGCAATCCTACAAGCCGCAGACAAGTCATCCTGACAATCCTGGCAATTACCTTGTGTAATCCAAACGTCTATCTTGATACTGTGGTCCTGCTGGGAGGAATCAGTGCTACCTTTGTCGGCCAGGGCAGGTATCTTTTCGGAGCAGGGGCAATCTCCATGTCTTTTATCTGGTTTTTCATCTTGTCCTATGGATCGGGAGTACTCGCCCCTCTCTTTAAAAAAGCCATCACTTGGCGCATTCTTAACTTCTTGATATTTCTGGTCATGTGGAACATAGCGTTCAAACTATTGGCTTTTTCAGGAATCATCGACATAATCAGGGCATACTTAGGCTAA
- a CDS encoding ABC transporter permease, whose product MLKYLIQKEFIQIRRNLFLPRMILIYPIMLILVLPFAANYEIKNINIAVVDHDDSMLSTRLRAKISSSHYFRISGYCYNDLDALRMVELGTADIVLEISPGFGNELVRGNQGAVLISSDTVNGTKGNLGSAYLSLVMQDFSTELRNEAVPALKNSPQSVTLEPHYLYNPYLSYPDFMIPALMVMGLLLITGFLPALNIVGEKEAGTIESMHVTPVRKRTFILSKLIPYWIIGFFVFTFMLLLALVFWKLFPTGSILLLYLSACLFVLTVSGFGLVISNYARSYQQAMFMMFFFIMIFNFLSGLFTPVSSMPQWAQVFSHLSPLRYMIEILRGVYLRVCGIQDLHKQLISLAILMVGFNSWAIISYRKKS is encoded by the coding sequence ATGCTGAAATATCTCATACAGAAAGAATTCATCCAGATCAGACGCAATCTCTTCCTTCCCAGAATGATACTGATATATCCTATCATGCTCATTCTGGTTCTGCCTTTTGCCGCCAATTATGAAATAAAGAATATCAATATTGCCGTTGTCGACCATGATGACAGCATGCTATCGACAAGATTGCGTGCCAAGATCTCCTCGTCCCATTATTTCAGGATCTCAGGTTATTGCTACAATGATCTGGATGCTCTGCGAATGGTCGAATTAGGGACTGCCGATATAGTCTTGGAAATTTCCCCTGGCTTTGGAAATGAACTTGTCAGGGGAAATCAGGGTGCAGTATTGATTTCCTCTGACACGGTCAATGGCACAAAAGGGAATCTTGGCAGTGCTTATCTTTCCTTGGTCATGCAAGATTTCAGTACGGAGCTCCGAAATGAAGCAGTACCCGCACTAAAAAACTCTCCGCAGTCGGTTACCCTTGAGCCTCATTATCTTTACAATCCCTACCTTTCGTACCCGGATTTTATGATACCTGCCCTGATGGTCATGGGGTTGCTTTTGATCACCGGTTTTCTTCCTGCACTCAATATTGTTGGGGAAAAAGAAGCAGGAACAATCGAAAGCATGCATGTTACTCCGGTTCGTAAGAGGACGTTCATTCTTTCCAAATTGATCCCGTATTGGATCATTGGGTTTTTCGTTTTTACGTTTATGTTGTTACTTGCCCTTGTATTCTGGAAGTTGTTTCCCACCGGAAGCATTTTGCTTTTGTATCTTTCTGCCTGTTTGTTTGTGCTCACTGTTTCAGGATTTGGACTGGTCATCTCCAACTATGCCAGATCTTACCAGCAGGCTATGTTCATGATGTTCTTTTTTATCATGATTTTTAATTTCTTGAGTGGACTGTTTACTCCAGTATCCAGCATGCCTCAATGGGCCCAGGTATTCAGTCATCTAAGTCCCTTGCGGTACATGATTGAAATCCTTCGTGGGGTATATCTGCGGGTGTGCGGGATTCAGGACCTCCATAAGCAGTTGATTTCCTTAGCAATACTCATGGTTGGATTCAATAGTTGGGCAATTATCAGCTATCGGAAGAAAAGCTGA
- a CDS encoding ABC transporter permease: MATLFAFVKKEFYHIFRDRWSLIILLLMPVMMLILIGFAMTTEVKGTTFRVLDPSFDESTREIVETLTQSGYFTFGGYLADEAEIDQVFRQGKAGLVLVFSSRFESERIHTKNGTIAILTDGSDPNTAKTLTNYASAIIRGWAQKQNTVTKASWTIGVETRFLYNPAMKGSYNFVPGVLGMILLLICAMMTSISIAREKESGTMEVLLASPMKPGTIILAKTVPYFTISCVNLVTSLLLSVFVLAVPIQGSIVVLIAVSLLYILLSLLIGVMISTIANSQLVALLISGMGLMMPVILLSGMMFPIESMPLPLQFLSALIPTRWYISAMRKIMIKGLGFGSVLTEVGVLSLMAVIVCIISLKKFKPRLE; encoded by the coding sequence ATGGCTACTCTCTTCGCCTTTGTAAAAAAAGAGTTTTACCATATTTTTCGGGATCGATGGAGTTTGATTATCCTGCTTCTCATGCCTGTCATGATGCTTATTCTCATCGGGTTTGCGATGACTACAGAAGTCAAAGGGACCACGTTCAGGGTTTTGGACCCTTCTTTTGATGAATCAACCAGGGAGATTGTCGAAACACTTACACAAAGCGGCTATTTTACTTTTGGGGGATACCTGGCTGACGAGGCTGAAATCGATCAGGTGTTTCGACAAGGCAAGGCGGGACTTGTCTTGGTTTTCTCCTCCCGGTTTGAATCAGAGAGAATCCATACGAAAAATGGCACCATTGCGATACTCACTGATGGTAGCGATCCCAATACTGCAAAAACCCTGACAAATTATGCCAGCGCAATAATCAGGGGCTGGGCTCAGAAGCAAAACACTGTTACAAAAGCTTCCTGGACTATCGGGGTGGAAACGAGATTTCTCTACAATCCGGCAATGAAAGGGTCCTATAATTTTGTACCCGGTGTTCTTGGCATGATTCTCCTCTTGATCTGTGCCATGATGACATCAATCTCGATTGCACGTGAAAAAGAATCCGGTACGATGGAAGTATTGCTCGCTTCCCCGATGAAACCAGGAACTATCATCTTGGCGAAGACTGTTCCGTATTTTACAATTTCTTGTGTAAACCTGGTAACCAGTCTTCTCCTGTCCGTCTTTGTTCTCGCTGTTCCTATACAGGGTAGTATCGTTGTGCTTATTGCCGTTTCCCTATTATACATTTTGCTCTCTTTGCTGATCGGGGTCATGATTTCTACGATTGCCAATTCACAGCTCGTTGCCCTGTTGATATCCGGTATGGGTTTGATGATGCCGGTTATTCTCCTTTCTGGCATGATGTTTCCCATCGAATCGATGCCGCTTCCACTCCAATTCCTTTCCGCTCTTATTCCAACCCGTTGGTACATATCTGCCATGAGGAAAATCATGATCAAGGGGCTTGGTTTTGGTTCGGTTTTAACTGAGGTTGGAGTCTTGTCCTTGATGGCTGTGATCGTATGCATCATCAGCCTCAAGAAATTTAAACCCAGATTGGAGTAA
- a CDS encoding CD3324 family protein, with amino-acid sequence MGYKKANDVLPQHLLSAVQQYIDGEYMYIPRKEDSRLPWGANTDTRNIVKARNREILDKRLAGCSVGDLAEEYFLSEKAIYKIINACKNG; translated from the coding sequence ATGGGCTACAAAAAAGCAAACGATGTATTACCACAACACTTATTGAGTGCGGTTCAACAGTACATAGACGGCGAGTATATGTACATTCCACGTAAAGAGGACAGCAGGTTGCCGTGGGGTGCAAACACAGATACAAGGAATATTGTAAAGGCCAGGAACAGGGAAATTCTGGACAAACGTCTGGCAGGTTGTTCTGTTGGCGACTTGGCTGAAGAATATTTCTTGTCAGAAAAAGCTATATACAAAATTATCAACGCCTGTAAAAATGGCTGA
- a CDS encoding HD domain-containing phosphohydrolase, translating to MNTSVKDSKVMIVDDTPANLELLEQILSGNGYQVMSYTQGARAFAAAVKFSPDLILSDIMMPEMDGFELCKQLKSDQNTADIPLIFLSAMDNPEDKIKGFSVGGVDYITKPFYAQEVLARVGTHLSMSHMRKELQAYNERLEDLVQLQVKEIHDSQLATITVISSLSECRDGTTGKHIQRTSILCRELAVELQRNSPYSDLIDDKFILDLSHAAPLHDIGKIGIPDSILMKPGKLTAEEFDIIKMHTLIGATALEKVHAQYPGNSFINMGVQLARSHHEKWNGTGYPDGLAGKSIPLCGRIMALVDVYDAISSKRPYKEASTHKETVQSIIRDSGTHFDPVIVQAFLQIEEAFAKIRDENGDAS from the coding sequence ATGAATACTAGTGTGAAGGATTCCAAGGTAATGATAGTTGACGACACTCCTGCCAACTTGGAACTATTGGAACAGATACTATCTGGCAATGGATATCAAGTCATGTCGTATACACAAGGTGCAAGGGCTTTTGCTGCAGCGGTAAAATTCTCCCCTGATTTGATTCTCTCGGACATCATGATGCCTGAGATGGATGGTTTCGAGTTGTGCAAGCAGTTGAAATCGGACCAGAACACTGCTGATATCCCATTGATCTTTCTCAGTGCCATGGATAACCCCGAGGATAAGATCAAGGGGTTTTCCGTAGGAGGTGTGGATTATATAACCAAGCCATTCTATGCCCAGGAGGTATTGGCACGGGTCGGCACCCATCTTTCCATGAGTCACATGCGCAAGGAATTGCAGGCATACAATGAACGCCTGGAGGACCTTGTCCAATTACAGGTCAAGGAAATCCATGACTCCCAGCTGGCTACTATCACCGTCATCTCTTCATTATCGGAGTGTCGCGATGGGACTACCGGTAAGCATATTCAACGTACCAGCATTTTATGTAGGGAATTGGCTGTGGAACTGCAGAGAAACTCACCATATTCCGACCTCATTGACGATAAGTTCATCCTTGATTTGTCTCATGCTGCTCCGTTGCATGATATTGGTAAAATCGGTATCCCCGATAGTATCCTGATGAAACCTGGCAAACTGACTGCCGAGGAATTTGACATCATCAAGATGCATACGCTTATCGGTGCAACAGCTTTGGAGAAGGTCCATGCTCAATATCCTGGGAATTCCTTTATCAACATGGGAGTTCAATTAGCTCGGTCACACCATGAGAAATGGAATGGGACAGGGTATCCTGATGGTTTGGCTGGGAAGTCCATTCCCTTATGCGGGCGCATTATGGCGCTTGTAGATGTATATGATGCCATCAGTTCAAAGCGTCCATACAAGGAAGCAAGCACGCATAAGGAAACAGTCCAGAGTATCATACGTGATTCCGGAACACACTTCGACCCGGTCATCGTCCAGGCATTTTTGCAGATTGAAGAAGCATTTGCAAAAATTCGTGATGAGAATGGTGATGCTTCTTGA
- a CDS encoding TetR/AcrR family transcriptional regulator, whose protein sequence is MTDTPMEQAIMEAAEHLFLERGFALTSTTDIAKEVGCNQSLINYYFRSKEKLFKSIFERKALLFFSSLKKPFETGIPFLEKIRILSENHFEILAKNSRLSFFILSEVTTSSQRLEDFADIVNENLGRIFPLLEKELAQEIKKGRIKETTLFDILMTMVSLNIGVFLLQPVITKILPHSDVSAQILDRGKENANILLMSLIPSGQ, encoded by the coding sequence ATGACAGACACACCAATGGAGCAAGCAATCATGGAAGCTGCAGAGCATCTCTTCCTTGAACGAGGTTTTGCACTCACCTCGACAACAGACATAGCCAAGGAAGTCGGGTGTAATCAATCGCTTATCAATTACTACTTTCGCAGCAAAGAGAAGCTTTTTAAGTCGATTTTTGAGAGAAAGGCGTTGCTTTTTTTCTCCTCGCTGAAAAAACCCTTCGAAACTGGCATCCCGTTTCTGGAAAAGATCAGAATTCTTTCAGAGAATCATTTTGAAATATTAGCCAAAAACTCCAGACTTTCTTTTTTCATACTCAGCGAAGTCACCACCAGTTCCCAACGGCTGGAAGATTTTGCGGATATCGTGAATGAGAACCTGGGAAGGATTTTTCCTTTGCTTGAAAAAGAATTAGCACAGGAAATCAAGAAAGGACGAATCAAAGAGACAACCCTGTTCGATATCCTGATGACGATGGTATCTCTCAATATTGGTGTATTCCTGTTACAACCAGTAATCACAAAGATACTACCGCACAGTGATGTTTCTGCTCAGATTTTGGATAGGGGAAAAGAAAATGCCAACATTCTCCTTATGAGCTTGATTCCCTCAGGGCAATAG
- a CDS encoding ArgP/LysG family DNA-binding transcriptional regulator, with protein sequence MLEYRNLEALAAVIEEQGFEKAGEALHITQSAVTQRIRQLEELSGQVLVLRTHPPTLSDAGRIILEHFKKVRILEQEFLQRSNLASAGQKPVLALAVNADSLATWFSSVASLYFSRSSGYLDIRCTDQDVTHILMTSGQVMGCVSSLKDPFRGCKTDFLGKMEYRFVSTRQFAQTNFPQGIDGTTFSNAPKLNYNKDDQLLLRWASQFFENAHPFQNSHFVPSSEQFPVLIQQGSVCAMLPDHQYNQYKDLYDLVDLSMGKPVSLPLYWHRWNIPSEELDVLTGIIKEVASDKFFSLQIHTSSVH encoded by the coding sequence ATGCTTGAATATAGAAACCTCGAAGCCCTTGCAGCTGTAATCGAAGAGCAAGGGTTTGAAAAAGCCGGAGAAGCCTTGCATATCACGCAATCTGCGGTAACACAGCGCATCAGACAGCTAGAAGAGCTTTCCGGACAAGTATTGGTGTTGCGTACCCATCCCCCGACATTGAGCGATGCCGGACGAATCATTCTCGAACATTTCAAGAAAGTACGCATATTGGAACAGGAATTCTTGCAACGTTCCAATCTGGCAAGTGCGGGGCAAAAACCTGTATTGGCACTGGCGGTGAATGCCGATAGCCTTGCTACTTGGTTTTCATCTGTGGCCAGCTTGTATTTTTCCCGGTCCAGTGGCTATCTGGACATTAGATGTACCGATCAGGATGTCACCCATATTCTCATGACGAGCGGTCAAGTCATGGGGTGTGTCAGTTCCCTGAAAGACCCTTTTCGTGGGTGCAAGACCGATTTTCTGGGGAAGATGGAATATCGATTTGTCTCGACTAGGCAATTTGCACAAACCAATTTTCCCCAGGGCATTGACGGGACAACCTTCTCGAATGCACCCAAGTTGAACTACAACAAAGATGACCAACTTTTGTTACGTTGGGCATCCCAGTTTTTCGAGAACGCCCATCCGTTCCAAAACAGCCATTTTGTCCCATCTTCCGAGCAATTTCCAGTGTTGATACAACAGGGGTCCGTTTGCGCTATGTTGCCAGACCATCAATACAACCAGTATAAAGATTTGTATGATTTGGTAGATCTCTCGATGGGGAAGCCAGTGTCACTGCCTCTTTACTGGCATCGTTGGAATATACCCTCTGAAGAGCTGGATGTCCTTACCGGAATAATCAAAGAGGTTGCTTCTGATAAGTTTTTCAGTCTGCAAATACATACCTCTTCTGTGCATTGA